A portion of the Kazachstania africana CBS 2517 chromosome 2, complete genome genome contains these proteins:
- the KAFR0B05250 gene encoding uncharacterized protein (similar to Saccharomyces cerevisiae NUP100 (YKL068W) and NUP116 (YMR047C); ancestral locus Anc_2.610), with the protein MFGSFGNKTNQTFGTSASPFGVQQQQNNAATATASNFNSPFGSNTVSNTGNSLFGNTNNLAGNSGFGQSGTGTTNPLFSSGTQNMSGAMSSGTNVKPFTAHQEKDPTTNAINVFQSISCMPEYKNFSFEELRMQDYQANRKFSTNQGAPPTLGNTNQLGALSSTTGSFGNTFGGNSQTSAGGLSNQQKPTSFGNNSLAFGGGANQNTFGNTTSSMNSPFAPKPASTGGLFGQTNNASPFGQQQNNTGFGAPTTGSGAFGTANTFPQGGSSTGGLFGNKPTAGSLFGNQGAQQPSNAFGSSGGSLFGQNNQQANTSNSLFGQNNQQNTTSGGLFGQTNQQQQNAGAFGQNNNNTFGNQQQTTGMFGNRPTSGGLFGQTATTQSQGGSLFGQSNQRSSAGGLFGQNNQQQQNTGLFGQNNQQNNTTTGGLFGNKAPTTTGLFGQNTSQQQQPGGGLFGAQQQAPTGGLFGQGNQQQQPQVGGLFGQQQQPNAGGGLFGSNPTTTTTTNGGLFGTNNNTTNTGLNVGFGANTTANTQTTFGSNTGAGLFGNKTAPAPSATGGLFGSSNKPAAAPGGGLFGNTNAAPDSTGISGGGLFGSKPSTFAGNPSIGGGLFGSKPAVSTLGGSSGNNTFGTTLNTTKPSMILGQNNQQQLQQNGLQPNIVNNNPYGTEGVFAKINPATRGNNATSQISVVKIGADMKKKTSLSGAYKLAPKPLFSSKQSSLTNNFQEKSGNSILSSAQNNKQVESKPLLLGVSSKSNTASIANASEVDSSILSSDSLLFNPDKKSFKNLIMHRKLLETEASIESTIATTTKQNYPDENVKNEEAAIDDKEKTSRSLDLSSRNTTEVSNKECKIKEKESNTLNPVDRDLSFIDENYFISPSFETLSSQTLLELRKVNDLVVGHKLFGKIEFLEPVDLSSISLSSLGGQLIEFESKSFELYPNEIEKPSPGEGLNVRARVTCYNCFPVDKATREPIKDANHQLVKRHINKLKKVPNSKFEKYDTETGAYTFIINNTV; encoded by the coding sequence ATGTTCGGTTCGTTTGGCAATAAAACTAATCAAACCTTTGGAACATCTGCTTCTCCATTTGGAGTCcagcaacaacaaaacAACGCTGCCACAGCTACTGCTAGTAATTTTAACAGCCCATTTGGCTCAAATACAGTAAGCAACACTGGTAATTCACTATTCGGTAATACCAACAATCTTGCAGGAAATTCTGGTTTTGGTCAGAGTGGGACTGGCACAACCAATCCACTCTTCTCCAGCGGTACACAAAATATGAGTGGTGCTATGAGCAGTGGTACTAATGTCAAACCATTTACAGCCcatcaagaaaaagatcCAACAACGAATGCTATCAACGTTTTCCAAAGTATTTCATGCATGCCTGAgtacaaaaatttttcttttgaagaattgagaATGCAAGATTATCAAGCCAACAGGAAATTCAGTACTAATCAGGGTGCACCACCAACCTTAGGTAACACAAATCAACTTGGTGCCCTATCAAGTACCACTGGCTCATTTGGAAATACCTTTGGGGGAAATAGCCAAACTTCAGCAGGAGGCTTGTCAAATCAACAAAAACCAACCAGTTTCGGTAACAATTCTCTTGCTTTTGGTGGAGGAGCTAATCAAAATACTTTTGGAAACACAACCTCTTCCATGAACTCACCTTTCGCCCCAAAACCTGCATCTACGGGAGGTTTATTCGGACAAACCAACAATGCTAGTCCTTTTGGACAACAACAAAACAACACGGGCTTTGGTGCACCAACAACTGGCTCTGGTGCATTTGGTACAGCAAATACATTTCCGCAAGGCGGTAGTAGTACGGGTGGGTTATTCGGCAATAAGCCAACAGCTGGAAGCCTTTTTGGCAACCAAGGCGCTCAACAGCCAAGTAATGCATTTGGTTCTTCAGGTGGTAGTTTGTTCGGTCAAAATAATCAACAAGCTAATACTTCAAATAGTTTGTTTGGTCAAAACAATCAACAAAATACGACTTCTGGTGGTTTATTTGGACAAACCAATCAGCAGCAACAAAATGCGGGTGCTTTTGGCCAGAACAACAATAACACATTTGGAAATCAACAACAAACAACTGGAATGTTTGGAAACAGACCAACTTCAGGTGGTCTTTTCGGTCAGACCGCAACAACTCAATCACAAGGCGGAAGTCTATTCGGTCAGAGTAATCAGCGTTCCTCTGCAGGTGGTCTTTTTGGTCAAAATaaccaacaacaacaaaatacTGGTCTTTTTGGACAAAATAATCAACAAAACAACACTACTACTGGTGGattatttggtaataaAGCTCCAACAACGACTGGCCTTTTCGGACAAAACACCAGCCAACAGCAGCAACCTGGCGGTGGGTTATTTGGAGCTCAGCAACAAGCTCCAACAGGTGGCTTATTTGGACAAGGCAATCAGCAACAGCAACCACAAGTGGGGGGACTCTTTGgccaacaacaacagccTAATGCTGGAGGTGGCTTATTTGGCAGTAATCCAACGACAACCACGACAACTAATGGAGGACTCTTTGGcacaaataataatacgACAAATACTGGTTTGAATGTTGGATTTGGTGCTAATACAACGGCAAATACTCAAACAACTTTTGGGTCGAATACTGGCGCCGGACTCTTTGGCAACAAGACTGCACCTGCACCGAGTGCTACGGGAGGCCTCTTCGGTAGCAGTAATAAACCTGCTGCAGCTCCTGGTGGTGGATTATTTGGCAACACCAATGCTGCTCCTGATTCAACTGGTATTTCTGGCGGCGGGCTCTTTGGCAGTAAACCAAGTACATTTGCTGGCAACCCTTCGATTGGTGGGGGGCTATTTGGTAGCAAACCGGCTGTTTCTACTCTAGGTGGTAGCTCCGGTAATAATACTTTTGGCACTACCCTGAATACAACGAAACCATCCATGATATTAGGCCAAAATAACCAACAGCAGCTACAACAAAACGGTCTCCAGCCCAATATTGTAAATAACAATCCTTATGGAACAGAAGGAGTTTTCGCTAAAATTAATCCAGCAACCAGAGGAAATAATGCTACAAGTCAGATAAGTGTCGTTAAAATTGGCGCCgatatgaagaaaaaaactaGCTTGTCAGGAGCATACAAACTGGCTCCTAAACCGCTCTTTAGTTCCAAGCAAAGCTCATTGACAAATAATTTCCAGGAAAAATCTGGAAATAGTATTCTTTCATCTGCTCAAAATAACAAACAAGTTGAGTCAAAACCACTTTTACTGGGGGTCTCTTCCAAGAGTAATACGGCGTCTATCGCCAACGCATCTGAAGTTGACAGTAGTATCCTATCATCTGATTCTTTGTTATTTAATCCGGAcaaaaaatcttttaagAATTTGATTATGCACAGAAAATTGTTGGAAACTGAGGCGTCAATTGAATCTACAAttgcaacaacaacaaaacaaaattatccAGATGAAAATGTGAAAAACGAGGAGGCTGCTATAGATGATAAGGAAAAGACGAGTAGAAGTCTTGATTTAAGTTCCAGAAATACTACTGAAGTTTCGAATAAAGAATGCaagataaaagaaaaagaatcCAATACATTGAATCCTGTTGATAGAGATCTGTCCTTTATTGACGAGAACTACTTTATTTCACCGTCTTTCGAAACGTTATCATCGCAGACTTTACTAGAACTACGTAAAGTTAACGACTTAGTTGTTGGACATAAACTTTTTGGTAAAATCGAATTTCTCGAACCTGTTGATTTGTCCAGTatatctttatcttctCTTGGAGGACAATTGATCGAGTTTGAGTCAAAGTCTTTTGAGCTGTATCCTAATGAAATTGAGAAACCATCACCCGGAGAAGGACTCAATGTGAGAGCAAGAGTTACGTGCTATAATTGTTTTCCCGTAGATAAAGCGACCAGAGAGCCAATCAAAGATGCCAACCATCAACTTGTCAAAAGGCACATTAATAAGCTCAAGAAAGTGCcaaattctaaatttgaaaagtatgACACTGAAACGGGTGCTTATACCTTTATAATTAACAATACTGTTTGa